The Gemmatimonadota bacterium DNA window ATGCGCTTGAGCGCCTCCTGCAGCCCGGCCTTGTCGCGCGCCATGCCACACTTCTCCCACATCAGGTGCCCGAGCTCGCGATGGAAGGAATCCACCGTCCGAGTGCCCTTGATGTCGAGGAAGCGCTGCGTCGCGGCGCGCACTTCCGCCTCCGCGGCCTTGAACGCCTCGTGCGAGGTGTCGATCGGGGCGAGCTTCGTGCCGGCGAGATAGTCGCCGATCGTGTAGGGCAGCACGAAGTAGCCGTCGGCGAGCCCCTGCATCAGCGCGGAGGCGCCGAGGCGATTCGCGCCGTGGTCGGAGAAGTTGGCCTCGCCAATCACGTGCAGTCCCGGCAGCGTGCTCATCAGGTTGTAGTCGACCCAGAGCCCGCCCATGGTGTAGTGCACCGCCGGGTAGATCCGCATCGGCACCTGATACGGGTTCTCGCCGGTGATCTGCTGGTACATGTCGAAGAGGTTGCCGTACCGCTCGCGAATCGTTGCCTCGCCGAGTCGCGCGATCGCGGCCGAGAAATCGAGATAGACGCCGCGCCCACCGGGCCCGACGCCCCGGCCGTCGTCGCAGGCTTCCTTGGCGGCGCGGGACGAGATGTCGCGCGGTGCCAGGTTGCCGTAGCTCGGGTACTTCCGCTCGAGGTAGTAGTCGCGCTCGGCCTCGGGGATCTGCCCCGGGGCCCGCGTGTCGCCCTGCTTGAGCGGCACCCAGACGCGACCGTCGTTCCGGAGCGACTCCGACATCAGCGTGAGCTTCGACTGGTAGTCGCCGCTCACCGGAATGCAGGTCGGATGAATCTGCGTGAAGCACGGGTTCGCAAAGCCGGCACCGCGCTTGTAGGCGCGGTACGCCGCCGTCACGTTGGCGCCCTTGGCGTTGGTCGAGAGGTAGAAGACGTTGCCATACCCGCCGGTGCCGAGCACCACGGCGTGCGCGGCGTGCGAGGAGACCTCGCCGCTGACCAGATCGCGCACCACGATGCCGCGCGCCTTCCCGTCGACGACCACGACATCGAGCATCTCGTGGCGGCTGTACATCTTGACCGCGCCGAGGCCGATCTGCCGCTCGAGCGCCTGATAGGCGCCGATGAGGAGCTGCTGGCCGGTCTGGCCACGGGCGTAGAACGTCCGAGAGACCTGCGCGCCGCCGAAGGAACGGTTCGCGAGCATGCCGCCGTAATCGCGCGCGAAGGGAACACCCTGCGCCACGCACTGGTCGATGATGTTGACCGACACCTCGGCCAGGCGATAGACGTTGGCCTCGCGGGCGCGGAAGTCGCCGCCCTTGATGGTGTCTTTGAAGAGCCGCTCGACCGAGTCGCCGTCGTTCTGGTAGTTCTTGGCGGCGTTGATGCCGCCCTGGGCCGCGATCGAGTGGGCCCGGCGCGGCGAGTCCTGGAAGCAGAAGCAGGAGACCTGGTAGCCGAGCTCGGCCAACGAGGCCGCCGCCGAGGCCCCGGCGAGGCCGGAGCCGACGACGATGACGTGGAACTTCCGCTTGTTGGCCGGCGACACGAGCCGCACGTCGGCGCGATGGCGATCCCACTTCGCGTCGAGCGGTCCGGCCGGGATCTTGGCGTCGAAATTCATGACTGTGCTACCCCGGTTGTCAGCGCAGGAGCCCGAAGAGGGCGGCAAGCGGAATGGAGAGGAAGCCGCCGGCCACCAGCAGCGTGAGCCCGACCGCGATCGTGGTGCGGGTCCGATTCCAGGCCGGGTGATTGAGCCCGAGGGTCTGGAAGACCGACCAGATACCATGCCAGAAGTGGGCGCCGATGGCGACCATCGTCACGGCATAGAACGCCGCCGTCCATTGCACCTGCATGCCGCGGATCAGATTCCGCCCGACCTGGCCGGGATAGAAATCCGGATGCAGTGTCCCGGTGGTGAAATGGAGGATGTGAAAGACGATGAAGACC harbors:
- a CDS encoding fumarate reductase/succinate dehydrogenase flavoprotein subunit gives rise to the protein MNFDAKIPAGPLDAKWDRHRADVRLVSPANKRKFHVIVVGSGLAGASAAASLAELGYQVSCFCFQDSPRRAHSIAAQGGINAAKNYQNDGDSVERLFKDTIKGGDFRAREANVYRLAEVSVNIIDQCVAQGVPFARDYGGMLANRSFGGAQVSRTFYARGQTGQQLLIGAYQALERQIGLGAVKMYSRHEMLDVVVVDGKARGIVVRDLVSGEVSSHAAHAVVLGTGGYGNVFYLSTNAKGANVTAAYRAYKRGAGFANPCFTQIHPTCIPVSGDYQSKLTLMSESLRNDGRVWVPLKQGDTRAPGQIPEAERDYYLERKYPSYGNLAPRDISSRAAKEACDDGRGVGPGGRGVYLDFSAAIARLGEATIRERYGNLFDMYQQITGENPYQVPMRIYPAVHYTMGGLWVDYNLMSTLPGLHVIGEANFSDHGANRLGASALMQGLADGYFVLPYTIGDYLAGTKLAPIDTSHEAFKAAEAEVRAATQRFLDIKGTRTVDSFHRELGHLMWEKCGMARDKAGLQEALKRIPELRAEFWSNLKVLGSGAALNQALEQAGRVADYMEFAELMCRDALEREESCGGHFRTEYQTEDGEALRDDEHFAHAAVWEYQGAGKAPLRHQEELNFEFVKLATRSYK